The genome window CGTGATGCCTGAAGGAGATATTACCGACAAAAATGGTAATACTTGGTTAACGCTTGAAAGTGAGAAGTATAGTCAATTGACGATTCAACTTTCGTTACATAACAAAGCAAGTAAAATCATGCCCAAAAGTCATTCGCTAAAAGAATTGGGTTTAAAAACAACTTCTACAAAAGAAGTTAATTATCATGATTTTAAGCAGGAAAAAATTCAATTTTTGGCTCGCTCGCGTGGAATCATTTATTCTTTTGAAACCGAGCAGATTTCTGCCCAATTGATTTTTTACTCTGATCAAAATCTAAAGGATCAAGATAAAGATTTTTATATAGCGCTGATTAAAAGTATTGAGGTGAAATAAATGTTAAGAAATAAGTCTGAATTAATTGAACTGAGCAAACTTCTAACGGAAAATAATCAGGACGCTGTAGATGCCGTTTCGCTTTTAGTTGAAAAAGAGGAGTTCGAATCGTTAGATTCTACCGTTGCTTATTTTCTCTGCGGGATTGATGAAAATAACAATTACGATTCGAAGTTTGATTTTGGCGCTTACCTTGATTGGAAAGATGGGGGCGAAGAAATGGTTGAGAGTCTTGAGCAGGGCATCTTAAATAAGAAATACTCGTTGGACTTAACTGAAATCGAGTTTTCTGACGAGGAACCAGAAACAGGACTTAAGGAAATAAGCGAATTTCTAGAACCGACGGCTTACCGATTAATTAACTGGGACATTGATGGAGATTGTTACAATTTATTTGTGATTCCCAAGGACAAATGGGCTCAAATTGAAGAAATGAAACTTAAAATCGAGAGGATTAAATGATAATTAATCGTTACACTAAGCAATTATTTGTGAAATTTGCCCGAAAAGTTTCTGGTAATCCGGTTAAATTACCAGCTGGGGAATTAAATCAAATTAATTATTTGTGGGAGATTGTTCAAAATGGCGAACCAGAGGCAGAGGAGGATTACGCTGATTGGATCAAAATTAATTCGATCTTAATTTTGTCAATTTGGTTCACTGATTTACCAATCCCAGACGAGAAAGAAATTTTGCCGCTCGAAAATATTATCAAAAATTTTGAGTTGGGTTATGAGGTCGAGGACTACTTGGTTGGGGGAACTACGGTGGATGGATTCTATCAGCAATTGATTAGAGTTTATATCGATAATCCTAATTACACCAAGGAACAAATCGAAAACCTTTTGGCAAAATATCAGAATTATTTGGTTGATGAAGAATTGGCTGTAGCCGATGAGCGTCTTGCTTGGGATGTTAGAGGTGGAAGAATGGACGGGATTGAGGATCGTTGTCGTCGCCTTTTGGCAATTGCACCGGGGGAACGTTCTGATTGCTACGCCTGCATCATTAATCGCTTAGTTGAGGATGCGATTATTATCGATCAAAAAGAGTTGGCGCTAGAATTTACTAAAGTTATCAAAAGTGAAAAGTTGGCTTGCGATGGTGTCCCGCTCAAAACCGAAGTTCAAGAACTTTATTTATCAGATTCTCCCACATCGAAGCAGATCAATTACTTAAACAAAAAAGTTAAAGCGAATGCAGAATATTTATTTTCAGCATCGCTCTTGCTAAATGTCGCTAAACGACTTTCCGCTAGCAAATCTGGGGCAAAAATTATGAAAAAGTATGACGATTTTGCCTTTGAATCTCATAAAGTTGATAATTTTTATTATTTAGTCCAGGCGTTTAACTTAACCGGAGACCAGAAATATCTGGATCACGCGACAGAGATTGCGAGGCTTCATGATAAGCGTAACGGAAATGATTATTATCAAAATTATTTGGAACAAGCAAGATGAAGTTAGCCATTGATGTTTATTACTATCCCGACCGAGCTAAAGCAGTCGGAATTTTGTTTGAGAATTGGAAGCAATCGGAGCCGGACGAAATAATAACTGCATTTATTTCTGACGTTGCGAAATACGAGCCAGGCTCATTTTATAAAAGGGAACTGCCTTGTATCTTGGAATTATTAAAACAAGTTGACATGTTTAATTTAGAATTAATTATTGTTGACGGGTTTGTCTACGTTGATAATGACCAAAAAGCAGGACTAGGCAAACATTTATTTGATGCGCTCAATGAAGAAATTCCGATCATCGGCGTCGCCAAAAATCCTTTTGCTAAAAACAAAAAATTGGTAAGAGAAATCACCAGAGGAGAAAGTAAAAAGCCCCTCTATATTAGTTCAGTTGGGATATCAATCCTTGATTCAGCAAGTAATATTCAAAATATGCAAGGGGATTTCAGAATGCCAACGCTTTTAAAAATGTTAGATCAGGAGACTAAAAGATAGAGCAATTCAATTAAAGTCTGGGTGGAAGCAATGAAACAATTTGCAATCGCGATAATATCCTTAACATGCGAACCGTGACGTTAATATTCCTTTAATGAAGCTGACCTATAAACTTAGGGCAGTTTTTTTAGTAGAAAAACAATCAACCTTACGTAAGCACCAAATAACCGACGTATATTAAAAGGCTCGCGATTCTGATATTCTTAAAATCAGAATTCTGAGCCTTTCTTTTCGGTTTAGAATTTTATTTGAATTACTTTAATACCGGCATTTGGCTTGAACTTCTTTAGACCAAGGCAAATAATCCTCTAACTGCTCTTCTCTTGGATTACCGCAAAATTTAGGCAGCTCAAAGAAAAGATACTCCAAGTACTTTTGGAAGTTAAGGTGGTTTAAGTTAGCTGTTCCAGCTAAACTCAAGAATATCGCATTGGCTGTTACTCCCGCTACACTTGTACTAAATAAGCTATTCTTTCGGCAAATGACCGATTTCTTAATACTTCGTTCTACTAGATTATTATCCAACGGGATCATCGGGTCATTCAAAAATGCTTCCAATGCCTCTCGATTCTTTAATGCGTATTCAACTGCGTTTTTCAGTTTTGATTTATTGATAATGGGATATTTACCAGTTAATTCCCAGAATTGTTCTACGATCTTACGCGACTGCGTCTTCCTAACTTGAAGTCGTTTGTCTCTCGGTAAATCAGCGATCCTATCTTCAATCTGGTAAAGCTGATCAATCAACTGGTCAAACTTTGCTGCAAGACCAAGGTGTTTAAACTCTTGCGCCGCAACTACAAACTTACGGTGAACATGAGCCCAACAACCGGTTCTTTTGATCTTAGAGCCCAGATTGTTGTAGCCATTATATCCGTCAGTTGTTAAGAAACCGTTCCACTCTTGGAGAAGTTTCTGAGGCACTGTCTGACTTCTGGTTGGCGAATAATTGAATAAAACAATCTGATTAGTTGAATATTTAGAAGTTTGGAGTACCCATAAGTATGATTTACTGGTAGACTTCTTGCCAGGTTCTCTTAAAACTTGAATGGGAGTCTCATCACATTGAAGCATTAGTGAAATGATTTTCTAACCACGCCAGCGTTTCGTCAAGTTTTTCTCCATTAATTGGAATTTCAGTTCGATTATTATTTTTATCTGTGAGAGTAACTTTGTATTCATCAGAACCAGGTACTGGAATCGGGATAAAATGAAGCAAAAGCACGACTCTGCGAACCTTCTGAACTGAAATCTCGGTAACAGATTCTCTTTTATCTTCAGAGATAAATAAATTTTTTGCTTTTTTGGTATCGCTGATATCTATTAGCGCTGCCACGGCAATAAATTACAGTAACGAAGATAAAAAATTGGTATTTGCTCTCATTTTGCTTTAAAAACAAAAACTCTGGCGCATTGCCAATGGAGATCAGATATCCATAGATCAAAAGTCCTAGCGCAATTACGAAAAAAATAAAATAATGTAAGTACTCCTTAACGTTTAAACGTGGGTCGAGATATTTTTTCAGATCTTGAGGAACGTTGTTTGTCATTGAAATAATCCTTTTTTAGGAGTAATTATAACATAATGTTAAAGGTTTTTGTCCATATTAAAGGTTAAATGAGACACAGTAATTCCTTTAGTATAAAGTTCGCCCATAAATTGACGGGTGGTCGCCTCAATTTGTCGAACAGTTTCTTGATTTTCTTTAGTTAAATAGTCAGTTAAAGCCTCACCAGAAATTCCAATTGCGACGGCTTTATTAGTTATATCTGCAACTCGTGCTCTTAACGTTTGACGGGCATCCGTTAAATAATCGCGGTCGAGCTGAATGAAATGGGTATAATTTGATTCAACTAAAACTGAAAGTGCGCGGTAAAGCCAATATGCATCAGTTTCACGGTAAGTTAGCTGAGTGTCATTATAAGAGGGTGCCGTATCGTTCATATTGGTAAAGAAGGGCACGAATGGAGCAAACGTTGGATAGCCAATACATAGCCACATAATTGCTGACACGTCTTTTGGGACGTCGTTTCTAATTTGGAGAATATGCGAATTTTGAGTTCGGTTTAAACCAATCGGACGATACAAGTATTTTCTGGGGTCGTCGCCCTTACTTAAAGGATCGAAAGGGGTTTCGTTATAGTGGGAACCCAAGATAAATTGAATGTCATCGGGAGTTATTTTTTTGTTAGTGCGACAAATGAAAGGTAAATCATCACTTTTGGGGTCTTGCTCAATCTCGGGATTGAAATATTTCTGCCCGTACCAGACCCGCGGAGTATTGTAGTGGTGATCTTTTTCATTTGAGGTGCCAAAAATGTGGCGATAATTAAAACCACTTTGATCGGGATTTAAATGGTTATTGGTGACAAATTCTTCGATTCCTTCGGAGTACATAAAATTATCTTGGTCATAGAAATCGACCTGCTGAATTGAAACTTGATTGGCACAGATTGCATAAGCGTCATCCGGGATCCTTTGAGCAACCCAGTGGTGACCACTTGAAATTTCCATGTACCAAACTTCGTCTGAGTCGCTAAAAAGCACTGAATTCCCGGCAGGTGAGCCAAATTTTTTGATCAGCTGTCCTAGGTATTGAACTGCTCCGCGCGCTGAGTCAACGTACGGCAAGGTCATGTTGACGATACAGTCCTCGTCTAGTCCATCTTCTACTAGTGGGTCAAAAGCAAGCACCCTTTCATTGCCATAAGTGCTTTCTGTTGCGCTCATTGCGACATTCTTTTCGTTAATTCCGCTTTCTTCATAGTAGCCAAATTTTTGATAATCAACGTTTGGAACTGCTGGGTAACGGTAGCTATTTTCAGGCAACTCAGCCTCAAAGCCGTTTAGCCAAGATTTTAAGGTTCGACCTTTTTGGTGAACCGCGGGATGTTGAATAAATTTGTGCGGCGCAACGGCGTAAAAAGTATCGTCATTGCGTGCAATCATGGTTGACCCGTCAATCGTAGCATTTTTTCCAACTAAAATTGAAGTGCAACTTGAACCAGATTTCATAGATTTCCTTCTTTCATTTATTAATTCTATTCTACACTCGTTGGCAAGGATAAAAAAAATTCCCCCGAAGGGGATAAATTAATTTTGATTATCTTGACCGGTACTCACGTAATTAAGCAATTGATCTTTAAGCTGTTTATCCATATCGTTAAGCTGCTTTGAAGCTTCCTCGCGACGTTTACGGCCCTCTGCTTGGATTTGGAGCGTTTCGTTTAGCGTTTCAATCAAATTGTTTTGCGTTTGAGTCAGGGTTTCGATATCAATAACTCCACGTTGATTCTCTTTTTCAGCGTCGATAGCCGATTCCTTGATCATTTCACTGTTCTTCTTTAAAAGATCATTAGTTGTCTGCGTAACTTGTCGCTGAATTTCTAAAGCGTTGCGCTGGCTCATCGCATTAATCAAAAGTGCAGTTTGATTCTTCCAAAGTGGGATTGCGGTATTAATCGAAGTTTGGATTTTATCAATTAATTCTTCGTTAGTTCGCTGCATTTGTCGAATTTGTGGGGCCTGTTGTAAAGTCATTTCCCTAACTAAGGTTAAATCATACACACGCTTATCTAGACGTTCTCTAAATTGGCGCACGTCATTAATTTCTTCAACCTGAAGGTCATTCATTTCGCCATTTTTTTGCTTATTAGTCAGCTCGTCGATTTGTTGATCCAATTCTTTCATTTTTAGTTGCCCAGCAGCAATAAAAATGTTCAAAGCTTCGTAGTAATTTTTATTTTCTGCGTACATGTCATCTAGAACACGGTTATCCCGCATCAAGATGTTTCGCTGTCGATTAAGCTTTTGTGAAATAATATCAATTTGCGTAGTAACTTTTTGGTAACGGGCTTTGACCTCAAACATCGATTGCTTGACTTGCCCAAACATTCGTTGAAATAAATTCGGTTTATTATTTTCCAAGTCTTTGGGGTCAGCCTGTTTAATGTCATATAAAAGGTCTGATAACGTCTGACCGATTGGTCCGGTGTCCTGATTTTGAACGTGATCCAGAACTTTAGCCGAAAAAGCACCGATTTTTTGTTGAGCAGCGTTGCCGAAGTTTAAGACTGACTCACGTTTAGTCGGGTCAATCTGTTCGGCTAACTTCTGAGCGCTCTGTCGGTCCTCTTCATTTAAATTGTCAACAACTTCTTCAGCAACTGGTTTAATTGCTTGATCGTCAGTTGCTTGGATTGCCTGGGGCGCGGAAAAAGCATTATTTACTAAATCGTTAATGATAGTCTTGTCAGCGTGCTCAGGGGTCTGTGTTAATTTATTTTTGTCATCCATTGTTTATATTCCTAAAAATTGTTTGCAGCTTCATGCAGCGTGTCAAGATCATCTGCAATGAATTTATGATATTGTTCGTTAATTTTCTTGTATGCGTTGTTAATTGCTTCAATACTGATTTGCAAAACTTTATCTGTTTCTTGATCTTTATAAAGATGCGAATCGATCTGGCTGTATTTCACATAGATGGTGTTTAAAGCAGGGAGTTCTTTATATAAAAATTCGCCAGCTTCTTCGATTTTACTGGGTTTGGCAACAATTTCTTTAAAGAAACCGTGTAGTAATTTATTTAAATTTAATTTCTGATTGAGCTTACTAAGTGTTTTGTTTTTGTCAGTCAAAGATTCAATTTGATTGATTTGTTTTAGCGCAGTAGCCATCGTTTCGCGAAAGTAGCGGATATCATTATCGTTAAGGCCTTCTTTATAATAATTCTTCAAAACCTTTTCGCTAATTTTGCGACCTCTGGTACTATATTTATAAATGTGTTCTATCGAACTGCTTTTGGTGTTAAGATAATAGAATAAACCCCAGAGAGCCCCAACTGCGATACAAATCAGAATTATTAAAAGGATTAAATTACCAAAATTCATTTTCCATTCCAGCTTTCTTGTTGTTATAGAAATTTTACCACATTAAGGATTATTAGCGCTCGGTCTAAAGAATGAAACTTTTTAAAAAGAATCAAAGTATCTTTTCGGCTGATAAAAGATCGAAGATACTTAATAAAAAATTGAATTTTATTATTATAATAGAGGTAGTGATTTTACTCATTATCTTTTTAGTGTTGTTTTTTATTTAGGAGGAAAAAATGAAAGAAATTTTAATTATTTGTGCGATGGACGAAGAAATTGCTAGATATCAGGAGAAGTTTGCTTTTACCGATCATGAGGTTTCAAAGAACTTCCATTACTTTGAAGGAACTTATGGTAATCTCCATCTCCGTTTAGCAAAATCTGGGATCGGCAAAGTTCAAATGGCTCTGACCGTGAGTTATCTGATTAGTCAAAAGAAACCAGATTTGGTAATTAACACGGGTTCAGCTGGTGCGATCAACCCTGAGATCAAACGTTTTGACTGCGTTGTTGCCACGGGTGCTTTCTACCATGACGTTGATATGACTAAATTTGGGTTTGCGCTAGGTCAGCTGCAAGACCACGATTTGGTTTATAAATCTGACACTGCCTTAACCGATCAGCTTAGTAAAATTAATGAGAAATTGTATGGATCGCATGCGAAAAAAGGCGTAATTGCAACTGGTGACACATTTGTCGGGACTGATGAAATTAAAAATAGAATCTTCACGAATTTCCCTGACACACTTTGTGCTGAGATGGAAGGCGCATCTTTGGCACAAGTTTGTCAAGAATTCCAAATTCCTTTTGGTGAAATTCGTAGTATTTCAGATGATACGCCAGACGATTCAGCTGATCAATTTGATCAAGCAATCGATGAAGTTGGAATCATGGCTGCCAATGTGGCAATTGAATATTTTGAGACGATTAAATAGGACAGCAGGATTTGAAGCGATATTATTTTGATCATGCAGCAACTACACCGGTTGCGCCAGAAGTAATAAAAGTAATTACTGACAGCCTAGCTAATGATTTTGGAAATGTTTCAAGCACTAACTATTTTGGGCAGCAGGAAAAATTGAACTTACGGCAGTCGCGTCAGACTTTAGCAGAAGCGATTAACGCCAACTTAAATGAAGTTTATTTTACTAGTGGGGCAACTGAAAGCAATAACACGGTTATTCGTCAAAGTGCGCTCGCTTGGCAGAATAAAGGACGGCACTTGATCACAACGGCAGTTGAGCATCCTTCAGTTTTGCGGGTAATGGAGTATTTAGCTCAAAATGGCTTCGATGTAACATTTCTTCCGGTTAACGAAGAAGGAACGATTGAGCTTACGGATTTTAAAAATGCTTTAAGGTCAGACACGATTTTAGTGTCAGTAATGTATGGAAATAATGAAACTGGCAGTTTGATGCCAATCAAAGAGATCGGTGAAATTTTAAAAGATCATCAGGCTAGCTTTCATGTTGATGCGACCCAAGCTTTAGGAATTGAGAAGATTGACGTAAAAGAATTGGGGATCGATTTTCTAAGCGCATCTGCGCATAAAATCTACGGTCCAAAAGGCATTGGTCTTCTGTATAAAGATCAAAAAATTGTGATTCCACCACTCTTGCTTGGTGGCGAACAGGAAAATAACTTTCGAGCAGGAACTACTAACATGCCATTAATTATGGGTTTTGCTGCCGCAATGAAATTATGTAATGAACAAAATGAAGCTCGTTGGGCTATAATGTATCAAGAAGATAAAAAGATTTTGCTAGATCACTTAAAAGACTCGGGAATTGATTTTGAAATTAATGGCAGTTTTGATAAATCATTGCCGCAAATTTTAAATCTCTGGTTTAAGGGAGTTTCTTCCAAAGTTTTGCTCCCGCTGATCGATCTCGATGGATATGCAGTAGCAGCAGGTTCAGCTTGTAGTGCAGGAAGTGCTGAAGATTCGCACGTTTTATTGGCGATGTATCCGAACAATCTTTCGAGAGTTCGTGAATCAATCAGAATTAGTTTTGGCCGAGATAATCAAAGAGAAGATGTTGAGAATTTGGCAGATGATCTTGTCAAACGAGTGAAGCATCTTGAAAGAAAGGATAGTTAAATGCTAAAAGAAGTAAATACAATCAAGGGTGATTCCCAAACTTATCGGGTGAACCAGAATGTCAAAAGATATTCATTAACTGATGTGGGATTTGCTAAAACCAAACGGGGCAATTTTATTTTGCAACGCTCACTTGATCCAATGGATCCATATAATGCTAAAAAAAAGTTGAAAATTTCGATCGATGGTGACTTAAAACTGCTTGATATGAGTACAACTGACGCTTCAGGTCTTAGAACAATTGATATTTTCAAAAACGGCGGCAATCAAGAGGCAATCGATCAATATCATTTCATTATTAAGAATTTGTTGGACCGGGAAATATTGGCGATCAATGAATAAGCGAGTAGTTTTAGGAATGAGCGGCGGAGTAGATTCTTCAGTCGCAGCGCTTTTACTCAAGGAGCAGGGCTACGACGTAGTCGGCGTTTTTATGAAGAACTGGGACGAAACAAAAGACGACGGGGTTTGTACAGCCGCGGAAGATTTTGAAGACGTCGCGGCCGTTGCCCAGGAAATTGGGATCCCTTTTTATTCAATTAATTTTGAAAAAGAATACTGGGATCGCGTCTTCACTTACTTTTTGTCCGAGTATCGGGCAGGTCGGACCCCTAATCCTGATATTATCTGTAACAAAGAGATTAAGTTTAAAGCGTTCTTAGATTATGCCTTGGAGTTGGATGCAGATTACATTGCCATGGGTCATTATGCACGCAATCTGATTGATGAAACGGGGCAGGCTCATCTAATGCGGGCAGCCGACCAAAATAAGGATCAGACTTATTTTCTAGCTCAGGTATCAAATGATCAGTTACAAAAGGTGATTTTCCCGCTGGGCGATTTAACTAAGCCTGAAGTAAGAGAAATTGCTGAGAAAAACGGACTCACAACCGCACATAAGAAAGATTCCACCGGAGTTTGTTTTATCGGCGAAAGAAATTTCAAGCATTTTCTTCAGAATTTTCTTCCGAGTCAAAAAGGTTACATGATGACGCCGGATGGTGAAATTATGGGTGAACATGATGGGGTCTTGTATTATACGATTGGGCAACGCTCTGGCCTTGGGATCGGTGGAACAAAGGATAATTCTGAGCCCTGGTTTGTGGTTGGAAAAGATGTGGAGAAAAATATCCTTTATGTAGATCAGGGTTATCATAATCCGCTTTTGATGTCCAATAGTTTGAAAGCATCGAAGCTTAATTTGATTAATCAAACTGTTGATTTGAGCTCAGTAGATAATTTAACTGCGAAATTTCGGTATCGACAAGCTGATGTACCGGTTTCTGTTCAAAACGATGGAGCTGATTTGATTGTTAATTTTTCAACTCCTCAAAGAGCTATAACACCAGGGCAGGCTGTAGTGTTCTATCAAGGAACGGAGTGTCTAGGTAGCGCATTTATTGATTCAGTTTATCAGGATCAAAAACAGCTAGCGTACTGCTAATTATGATTGAATTATTCCTAGTAAGACACGGAAAAACGGTTTGGAATCAAGAGCATCGGCTTCAAGGAGCGCGGGGTAACTCAGAACTTCTTGAAGAAAATATTCACCACATCGATGCGTTAGCAGCACGACTGAAAAGTGAAGATTTTGCGGCAATTTATTCATCTCCGTTAAAAAGAGCTTTTCAAACGGCTTCTCGTTTAGCAGCTGATTTGAATTATCAAAAACCAATTCAAATTGCGGAAGCGCTGAGAGAAATTGATTTTGGGGTAATTGAAGGCAAACGTGATGAGGAGTTAAAACCTGAATATCAAGAGCAGGTTAAGTTCTTTTTCAACGAACCTGAGAAGTATGACCAAACCGTTTTGAAAGGTGAGAGCTATCTGCAAGCCGCTCAGCGGACAAAAATGTTTGTGATGAAGCTTCTTGAAATTTATCCCGATCATTCCAAAATAGTTTTAGTTAGTCACGGTGGAATCCTAAACGTGATGATTAACGCGTTGTTGGAGATTCCACTGAAAGATTATCGCCGTCATGGTGGCATTACTAACGTTTCGCTAACAAAAGTTGATGTTCTCGATGATGGTAGCGCTAAACTCGTAACTTTTAATAATACTGAACATTTAGAGAACCTTGAGCCAACAGATACAATTTAAGCATGGAAGAAAAACAAAAATCCGTTACTGGTAAAGTAAAAAAAATAATTTTTAGAAATTTAAAAGATCAATTCTTTATAATCTCAGTAAATATTGCTGAGATTTCTTTTGATTTCGGTCAAGAAGAAATTGTAATCACCGGGACGATGCCCGGACTTGCTGAGGGATTGACTTATAAATTTATTGGTAGTTTAACTAAACATCCTAAATATGGTCAACAATTTAAGGCGCAAAGTTATGAAATTGCTGCTGAGCCAGATGATCCATCGGCAGTGGTGAAATTTTTAGTTTCGCGGGAGTTGCCCGGAATCGGAGAAAAGACTGCCCAGAAAATAGTTGATAAATTAGGGGTTAATGCGGTCGATGAAATTATTAATAATCCTGACAGTCTCAACGGCTTTCGGATTAATCCAGAGCGAAAAAAAGAGATCAGGGAAAAGCTAACAGAAGATGTAGAGCTTAACAAGGTTCTCTTGGCATTTAGCCGATTTCATATTTCTCAAGCCGCCGCCATTGATGCATACAATTTATATGGCCTTGAAGCGATCAATATTTTAAATGATAATCCGTATTATTTTTTAGGCCGGGTTCCGCGGTTATCTTTCAATCAAATTGATCAGTCCTGTAAATTGATTGATTTGGATGTTTCTGAATCAGAACGGATCACTGGAGCCTTAAAGTGGGTTGCAAGTGAGATGATTAACCGTTCTGGCAGTACTTTAATTGAAACGGAGCGGGTTTTGCGCAATACTAATTGGGTATTAGGAGAAAACAGTGGTGCAACGGTCAATGAAGAATTTGTTGAGAAGTGTTTAAACGAGAATGATGAAGATTTTTTTTCGTTTGATAAAGATTTCGTAACCACGCAGGACTATTCAAATTATGAAAATGAAATTGCTAATTCCATCAATCAATTAAACCATCCATTCGAAGAGAATGATGAAATTTTAAACTCTGAAATTACTGAATTTGAAAAAAAGACGGATTTACAGCTTGAGCATTATCAAAAAAAGGCGATTACGAGCGCTTTTAAAAATAATTTAAGTATTATTACCGGTGGACCTGGGACCGGAAAAACGACAATTGTACGAGCGATTATTGAAATTTTTGCTGATCTGCATCATTTAAATCTTCAAGAACAAGAGAGCGAGGAAGATTCAGGGATCCTTTTAACCGCACCGACTGGCAAAGCAGCGAAGTCTTTAAGTGATAAAACTAAGTTTCCTGCTGCAACCATTCACCGTCTTCTAAAAGTTAGAGATGTTGAAGATCGCAATTCTGAAACCGATTTAATTAGTCCAGACTTATTGATTATCGACGAGATGTCTTTGGTTG of Xylocopilactobacillus apicola contains these proteins:
- a CDS encoding cysteine desulfurase family protein, whose amino-acid sequence is MKRYYFDHAATTPVAPEVIKVITDSLANDFGNVSSTNYFGQQEKLNLRQSRQTLAEAINANLNEVYFTSGATESNNTVIRQSALAWQNKGRHLITTAVEHPSVLRVMEYLAQNGFDVTFLPVNEEGTIELTDFKNALRSDTILVSVMYGNNETGSLMPIKEIGEILKDHQASFHVDATQALGIEKIDVKELGIDFLSASAHKIYGPKGIGLLYKDQKIVIPPLLLGGEQENNFRAGTTNMPLIMGFAAAMKLCNEQNEARWAIMYQEDKKILLDHLKDSGIDFEINGSFDKSLPQILNLWFKGVSSKVLLPLIDLDGYAVAAGSACSAGSAEDSHVLLAMYPNNLSRVRESIRISFGRDNQREDVENLADDLVKRVKHLERKDS
- the tnpC gene encoding IS66 family transposase, with the translated sequence MLQCDETPIQVLREPGKKSTSKSYLWVLQTSKYSTNQIVLFNYSPTRSQTVPQKLLQEWNGFLTTDGYNGYNNLGSKIKRTGCWAHVHRKFVVAAQEFKHLGLAAKFDQLIDQLYQIEDRIADLPRDKRLQVRKTQSRKIVEQFWELTGKYPIINKSKLKNAVEYALKNREALEAFLNDPMIPLDNNLVERSIKKSVICRKNSLFSTSVAGVTANAIFLSLAGTANLNHLNFQKYLEYLFFELPKFCGNPREEQLEDYLPWSKEVQAKCRY
- a CDS encoding 5'-methylthioadenosine/adenosylhomocysteine nucleosidase; translated protein: MKEILIICAMDEEIARYQEKFAFTDHEVSKNFHYFEGTYGNLHLRLAKSGIGKVQMALTVSYLISQKKPDLVINTGSAGAINPEIKRFDCVVATGAFYHDVDMTKFGFALGQLQDHDLVYKSDTALTDQLSKINEKLYGSHAKKGVIATGDTFVGTDEIKNRIFTNFPDTLCAEMEGASLAQVCQEFQIPFGEIRSISDDTPDDSADQFDQAIDEVGIMAANVAIEYFETIK
- a CDS encoding toxic anion resistance protein, which gives rise to MDDKNKLTQTPEHADKTIINDLVNNAFSAPQAIQATDDQAIKPVAEEVVDNLNEEDRQSAQKLAEQIDPTKRESVLNFGNAAQQKIGAFSAKVLDHVQNQDTGPIGQTLSDLLYDIKQADPKDLENNKPNLFQRMFGQVKQSMFEVKARYQKVTTQIDIISQKLNRQRNILMRDNRVLDDMYAENKNYYEALNIFIAAGQLKMKELDQQIDELTNKQKNGEMNDLQVEEINDVRQFRERLDKRVYDLTLVREMTLQQAPQIRQMQRTNEELIDKIQTSINTAIPLWKNQTALLINAMSQRNALEIQRQVTQTTNDLLKKNSEMIKESAIDAEKENQRGVIDIETLTQTQNNLIETLNETLQIQAEGRKRREEASKQLNDMDKQLKDQLLNYVSTGQDNQN
- a CDS encoding 5-bromo-4-chloroindolyl phosphate hydrolysis family protein, which codes for MNFGNLILLIILICIAVGALWGLFYYLNTKSSSIEHIYKYSTRGRKISEKVLKNYYKEGLNDNDIRYFRETMATALKQINQIESLTDKNKTLSKLNQKLNLNKLLHGFFKEIVAKPSKIEEAGEFLYKELPALNTIYVKYSQIDSHLYKDQETDKVLQISIEAINNAYKKINEQYHKFIADDLDTLHEAANNF
- a CDS encoding endonuclease V, whose translation is MKLAIDVYYYPDRAKAVGILFENWKQSEPDEIITAFISDVAKYEPGSFYKRELPCILELLKQVDMFNLELIIVDGFVYVDNDQKAGLGKHLFDALNEEIPIIGVAKNPFAKNKKLVREITRGESKKPLYISSVGISILDSASNIQNMQGDFRMPTLLKMLDQETKR
- a CDS encoding DUF6630 family protein, with the protein product MLRNKSELIELSKLLTENNQDAVDAVSLLVEKEEFESLDSTVAYFLCGIDENNNYDSKFDFGAYLDWKDGGEEMVESLEQGILNKKYSLDLTEIEFSDEEPETGLKEISEFLEPTAYRLINWDIDGDCYNLFVIPKDKWAQIEEMKLKIERIK
- a CDS encoding cysteine desulfurase; this translates as MLKEVNTIKGDSQTYRVNQNVKRYSLTDVGFAKTKRGNFILQRSLDPMDPYNAKKKLKISIDGDLKLLDMSTTDASGLRTIDIFKNGGNQEAIDQYHFIIKNLLDREILAINE
- a CDS encoding C69 family dipeptidase, translated to MKSGSSCTSILVGKNATIDGSTMIARNDDTFYAVAPHKFIQHPAVHQKGRTLKSWLNGFEAELPENSYRYPAVPNVDYQKFGYYEESGINEKNVAMSATESTYGNERVLAFDPLVEDGLDEDCIVNMTLPYVDSARGAVQYLGQLIKKFGSPAGNSVLFSDSDEVWYMEISSGHHWVAQRIPDDAYAICANQVSIQQVDFYDQDNFMYSEGIEEFVTNNHLNPDQSGFNYRHIFGTSNEKDHHYNTPRVWYGQKYFNPEIEQDPKSDDLPFICRTNKKITPDDIQFILGSHYNETPFDPLSKGDDPRKYLYRPIGLNRTQNSHILQIRNDVPKDVSAIMWLCIGYPTFAPFVPFFTNMNDTAPSYNDTQLTYRETDAYWLYRALSVLVESNYTHFIQLDRDYLTDARQTLRARVADITNKAVAIGISGEALTDYLTKENQETVRQIEATTRQFMGELYTKGITVSHLTFNMDKNL